The following proteins come from a genomic window of Vicinamibacterales bacterium:
- a CDS encoding glycosyltransferase family 39 protein produces the protein MPSRLSWRLAPAAAGAAALAIYLLRLDHAAGLIVDDAWYMVLAKALAQGDGYKLISAAGGAILPAVPPGFPLLLAPVFLFAPQFPDNIAWLKAVSIVAMLATGPASYWYFVRYRNLLPSVAAMLAFAIVTLPAFVFLATSTVMAECVFTFAQVVTVVWLERSARRDQATKDVAIAGVLAAATVLIRIAGVALVVAGVAYLIKVRLWKRAAGFAVVVAVCLVPWLLYAQTHQPTPEQRRANGGAMAHSYLELLTMSRTGDPNSPRVTAAGVAGRIVRNAVNILGRDLGAIVMPVLYRGPDESGQEVIAVGGSEGTQVSSMGGAGATMVVSFAISVITLIGFAGSVRSRVTLAELLVPTTLAMIALVGAQSYRYVVPLAPFLLLYFWRGTDAVWAPMVRVIRGSAVPARAASVGWLVVIGFNLVDHALYIRIKNTALSSEWVRLAREADEVLVWMNQHLEDEGAVASTNPGLVFLRTRRPAYAPTDLITDWPRWKADGVRYVVALRKVGLPAARLGYEVRYQTAGHGFWIIEVAP, from the coding sequence ATGCCTTCCCGCCTGTCGTGGCGATTGGCGCCGGCCGCCGCCGGCGCGGCGGCGCTGGCCATCTACCTGCTGCGCCTCGACCACGCCGCCGGCCTCATCGTCGACGATGCGTGGTACATGGTGCTGGCCAAGGCGCTGGCGCAGGGCGACGGCTACAAGTTGATCAGCGCGGCCGGCGGCGCCATCCTGCCGGCCGTGCCGCCGGGCTTTCCGTTGCTGCTCGCACCGGTGTTCCTGTTCGCCCCGCAATTCCCGGACAACATCGCGTGGCTCAAGGCCGTGTCAATCGTCGCCATGCTGGCCACCGGCCCGGCGTCGTACTGGTATTTCGTCCGCTACCGGAACCTGCTGCCGTCGGTGGCGGCGATGCTGGCGTTCGCCATCGTCACGCTGCCGGCGTTCGTGTTCCTGGCCACCTCCACGGTGATGGCCGAGTGCGTCTTCACGTTCGCGCAGGTGGTGACGGTGGTGTGGCTGGAACGCAGCGCGCGGCGCGACCAGGCGACGAAGGATGTCGCGATCGCAGGCGTGCTGGCGGCGGCGACCGTGCTGATTCGGATCGCCGGTGTCGCGCTGGTCGTGGCGGGCGTGGCGTATTTGATCAAGGTGCGGCTCTGGAAGCGCGCGGCCGGGTTTGCCGTGGTCGTGGCCGTGTGCCTCGTGCCGTGGCTGCTCTACGCGCAAACCCACCAGCCCACGCCCGAGCAGCGGCGCGCGAACGGCGGCGCCATGGCGCATTCCTACCTCGAGTTGCTGACGATGAGCCGTACCGGCGATCCCAACTCGCCTCGCGTGACCGCCGCCGGCGTCGCCGGACGCATCGTCCGCAATGCGGTGAACATCCTGGGTCGCGACCTGGGCGCCATCGTGATGCCGGTGTTGTATCGCGGGCCCGACGAGAGCGGGCAGGAAGTCATTGCCGTCGGCGGGAGCGAAGGCACTCAGGTGTCCAGCATGGGCGGCGCCGGCGCCACGATGGTGGTGTCGTTCGCGATCAGCGTCATCACGCTGATCGGGTTCGCCGGCTCGGTGCGATCGCGCGTGACGCTGGCCGAGCTGCTCGTGCCGACGACGCTGGCCATGATCGCACTGGTGGGTGCGCAGTCGTATCGCTACGTGGTGCCGCTCGCACCGTTCCTGCTGCTGTATTTCTGGCGGGGCACCGACGCGGTGTGGGCGCCGATGGTGCGCGTCATTCGCGGTTCGGCGGTGCCGGCCCGGGCGGCGAGCGTCGGGTGGCTGGTCGTCATCGGCTTCAACCTGGTGGACCACGCGCTCTACATCCGGATCAAGAACACCGCCCTGTCATCCGAATGGGTTCGGCTGGCGCGCGAAGCCGACGAGGTGCTGGTCTGGATGAACCAGCATCTCGAGGACGAGGGGGCGGTGGCGTCGACCAACCCGGGCCTGGTGTTCCTGCGGACGAGGCGCCCGGCGTATGCGCCGACCGACCTGATCACGGATTGGCCACGCTGGAAGGCCGACGGGGTGCGCTACGTCGTGGCACTGCGCAAGGTCGGATTGCCGGCGGCCAGGCTGGGTTACGAGGTCCGCTACCAGACGGCGGGGCACGGGTTCTGGATCATCGAGGTGGCGCCCTGA
- a CDS encoding prepilin-type N-terminal cleavage/methylation domain-containing protein, translating to MRIRSNKGFTLIELLIVVAIIGIIAAIAVPGLLRARMSGNEASAIGSMRAINSSQQAFSSSCANGFYAAALTDLDAPAAGGAPFISPDLMLATTFSKSGYDIDMGAGTVNNSAGTLVACNGTAAASLTSTYWATADPTTAGSTGVRHFWTNTLGTIFFNAAAAIASTDGSTGIVAADGLPLQ from the coding sequence ATGCGCATCCGCAGCAACAAGGGCTTCACGCTCATCGAACTGCTCATCGTCGTGGCGATTATCGGCATCATCGCGGCCATCGCCGTCCCCGGCCTTCTGCGCGCCCGCATGTCGGGCAACGAGGCTTCGGCCATCGGCTCGATGCGCGCCATCAACAGCTCGCAGCAGGCCTTCTCGTCCAGCTGCGCCAACGGGTTCTACGCGGCAGCGCTGACCGACCTTGACGCCCCGGCCGCCGGCGGCGCCCCGTTCATCAGCCCCGACCTCATGCTGGCGACAACGTTCAGCAAGAGCGGCTACGACATCGACATGGGCGCCGGCACCGTCAACAACTCGGCGGGCACGCTGGTCGCCTGCAACGGCACGGCTGCCGCCTCCCTGACCAGCACCTACTGGGCGACCGCCGACCCGACCACCGCCGGCTCCACGGGTGTGCGCCACTTCTGGACGAACACTCTGGGCACGATCTTCTTCAATGCGGCCGCGGCCATCGCCTCTACCGACGGCTCCACCGGCATCGTCGCAGCGGACGGCTTGCCTCTCCAGTAG
- a CDS encoding vitamin K epoxide reductase family protein, with translation MASPTDSSVPATPPGTAWYTTFAVLGLVASSASAWVHYQLLNDPTYTSICDVNAMFSCTEAYSSRYGAVGGVPVAVFGVIFFAFVIGLVLLCSRSATASGNLAGYVFAASTIGLAVVLYLAYASFVILKAVCVLCAGTYVAIIGLFLLSGAATRYPMTSLPIRALGDLRLMFRTPSAVAAAVAFVLAAGAAVAWFPSQAATAVSAEPSAAGAEQAAAGPAPSADQIAQLEQYLAQQPRVPLLVPNEGAAVVIVKFNDYQCPPCRQTFMEYKPVLAKWAKQQPGKVRFVMRDYPLERQCNSSVNQDLHPSSCEAAVAVRLAREKGKAEAMEDWLFANQPTLTPEGVKAAAATVGGVTGFDARFAATLELVKGDIAQGAQLKVSGTPTFFMNGLRLPGLRAEFFDAAIAWELRRVTSGK, from the coding sequence ATGGCCAGCCCGACCGATTCGTCCGTTCCCGCCACGCCCCCGGGGACGGCCTGGTATACGACCTTTGCCGTGCTCGGCCTGGTGGCGTCGTCGGCATCCGCCTGGGTGCACTACCAGCTGCTAAACGACCCCACCTACACGAGCATCTGCGACGTCAATGCCATGTTCAGCTGCACGGAGGCGTATTCGAGCCGGTACGGCGCGGTCGGCGGCGTGCCGGTGGCCGTGTTCGGCGTGATCTTCTTCGCATTCGTGATCGGCCTCGTCCTCCTGTGTTCTCGGTCGGCCACCGCGTCCGGGAATCTTGCGGGGTATGTGTTTGCGGCCTCGACCATCGGCCTTGCCGTGGTCCTCTATCTTGCCTATGCGTCGTTTGTCATTCTCAAAGCGGTGTGCGTGCTGTGCGCCGGCACATACGTGGCCATCATCGGGCTGTTCCTGCTGTCGGGAGCGGCCACCAGGTACCCCATGACCAGTCTCCCCATTCGTGCTCTTGGTGATCTTCGGCTGATGTTCCGCACGCCGTCTGCCGTGGCGGCCGCGGTGGCCTTCGTGCTCGCGGCTGGCGCCGCGGTCGCGTGGTTCCCCAGCCAGGCGGCCACCGCCGTCTCGGCCGAGCCCAGCGCGGCCGGTGCGGAACAAGCGGCCGCCGGCCCGGCGCCCAGCGCCGACCAGATTGCGCAGCTCGAACAGTATCTGGCCCAGCAGCCGCGGGTGCCTCTGCTGGTGCCGAACGAAGGTGCGGCCGTCGTGATCGTGAAGTTCAACGACTACCAGTGCCCGCCGTGCCGGCAGACGTTCATGGAATACAAGCCGGTGCTGGCCAAGTGGGCGAAGCAGCAGCCCGGCAAGGTCCGGTTCGTGATGCGCGACTATCCGCTCGAGCGGCAGTGCAACAGTTCCGTCAACCAGGATCTGCACCCGTCCTCGTGTGAAGCCGCCGTGGCGGTGCGCCTGGCGCGCGAGAAGGGGAAGGCCGAGGCGATGGAAGACTGGCTGTTTGCCAACCAGCCCACGCTCACGCCCGAGGGCGTCAAGGCCGCGGCTGCGACCGTCGGCGGCGTCACCGGCTTCGACGCGCGGTTTGCGGCCACGCTCGAACTCGTCAAGGGCGACATCGCCCAGGGCGCGCAACTGAAGGTGTCGGGGACGCCCACGTTCTTCATGAACGGCCTGCGGCTGCCCGGCCTGCGGGCGGAATTTTTCGACGCGGCGATCGCGTGGGAGCTGCGGCGGGTCACCAGCGGTAAGTAA
- a CDS encoding ABC transporter ATP-binding protein, with amino-acid sequence MAAAIEIEGLTKDFPVGFWRPRPYRALDGLTLNVEAGEVFGFLGPNGAGKSTALKLLMGLLFPTSGAARILGRPLSDTAVRQRIGFLAENPYFYDYLTAEELLSYFARLFGYRGPDVVARVGRVLDEVGIGAERRMRLRRFSKGMIQRVGLAQALLNDPEIVFLDEPMSGLDPLGRRHVRDIILRLRARGCTVFFSSHILSDAEALCSRVGVLVQGRLAASGALSEILAFELKGWELVLSGVGADLRPEIERIGRVTPLSDGHVMLHLPPDAEPDRLLGDLTRRGARIVSLNPVRETLEDYFVQVVGATAPRDTGGV; translated from the coding sequence ATGGCCGCCGCGATCGAGATCGAGGGGCTGACCAAGGATTTTCCCGTCGGTTTTTGGCGCCCCCGTCCCTACCGCGCGCTCGACGGCCTCACGCTGAACGTTGAGGCCGGCGAAGTCTTCGGGTTTCTCGGCCCCAACGGCGCCGGCAAGAGCACCGCGCTGAAGCTGCTGATGGGGTTGCTGTTTCCGACGTCCGGCGCCGCCCGCATCCTGGGCCGGCCGTTGAGCGACACCGCGGTGCGGCAGCGCATCGGCTTTCTCGCCGAGAACCCGTACTTCTACGACTACCTGACCGCCGAAGAGCTGTTGTCGTACTTCGCGCGCCTGTTCGGGTACCGCGGCCCTGACGTCGTCGCCCGGGTCGGGCGCGTGCTCGATGAGGTGGGCATCGGCGCGGAGCGGCGAATGCGGCTCCGCCGGTTCTCGAAGGGCATGATTCAGCGCGTCGGCCTGGCCCAGGCCCTGCTCAACGATCCGGAAATCGTGTTCCTGGACGAGCCGATGTCGGGCCTCGATCCACTCGGCCGGCGGCACGTGCGCGACATCATCCTGCGGTTGCGGGCGCGAGGGTGCACGGTGTTCTTCAGCTCGCACATCCTGTCCGACGCCGAAGCGTTGTGCAGCCGCGTCGGCGTGCTGGTCCAGGGCCGCCTGGCCGCCTCCGGCGCGCTGTCGGAGATTCTCGCGTTCGAGCTGAAAGGCTGGGAGTTGGTGCTGTCAGGCGTCGGCGCCGACCTGCGGCCGGAGATCGAGCGCATCGGGCGGGTCACGCCGCTCAGCGACGGCCACGTCATGCTCCACCTGCCGCCCGATGCCGAGCCTGATCGCCTGCTCGGCGACTTGACCCGCCGCGGCGCCCGCATCGTGTCGCTCAATCCGGTTCGCGAGACCCTCGAAGACTATTTCGTGCAGGTGGTGGGCGCGACCGCGCCTCGCGACACGGGGGGCGTCTGA
- a CDS encoding ABC transporter permease, translated as MRTIWIVAGAVFKESVRDRVPYTMVIFAVLLMAASYLIAQLTAGQDLKIIKDLGLAALSIFGLLIAVFIGINLVSKEVERKSVYGLLAKPVSRVQFILGKYAGLVMTLGVNIAVMTVAYYLVLYYMDVVTPPGAKPAWDAPALDPRLLLAVALIFGELMLVTALALFFSTFSSPLLATVLTLGLWVAGHFNSDLRNFQNVLDVAWIVWLTKVLYYLLPNLAPFDIKAEVVHGMPVAASHVAYTLLYAAIYITALIVSSIAVFRRRDFK; from the coding sequence GTGAGGACCATCTGGATCGTCGCTGGCGCCGTCTTCAAGGAATCGGTCCGCGACCGCGTGCCCTACACGATGGTGATCTTCGCCGTGCTGTTGATGGCCGCGTCGTACCTGATCGCCCAACTGACCGCCGGCCAGGACCTGAAGATCATCAAGGACCTCGGCCTGGCCGCGCTCTCGATCTTCGGGTTGCTGATCGCCGTGTTCATCGGCATCAACCTGGTCTCGAAGGAAGTGGAGCGGAAGAGCGTGTACGGCCTGCTCGCCAAGCCGGTGAGCCGCGTGCAGTTCATCCTGGGGAAGTACGCCGGCCTGGTGATGACACTGGGCGTGAACATCGCGGTGATGACGGTGGCCTATTACCTCGTTCTCTACTACATGGACGTCGTCACCCCGCCTGGCGCGAAGCCGGCGTGGGACGCGCCGGCGCTCGACCCGCGACTGCTGCTCGCCGTGGCGCTGATTTTCGGCGAACTGATGCTGGTGACCGCGCTGGCGCTGTTCTTCTCGACGTTCTCGTCGCCGCTGCTGGCCACGGTGCTGACGCTCGGCCTGTGGGTGGCCGGTCATTTCAACAGCGACCTCCGCAATTTCCAGAACGTGCTGGACGTCGCCTGGATCGTCTGGCTCACCAAGGTGCTGTATTACCTGCTGCCGAACCTCGCGCCGTTTGACATCAAGGCGGAGGTCGTCCACGGCATGCCGGTGGCGGCCTCGCACGTGGCCTACACGCTGCTCTACGCCGCGATCTACATCACCGCGCTGATCGTGTCGTCGATCGCCGTCTTCCGGCGGCGCGATTTCAAGTGA
- a CDS encoding prepilin peptidase has protein sequence MEATTQLLIVAGLIGLCIGSFLNVVIYRLPLGQSLVSPGSRCTKCGYELRWYDNVPVLSWASLGGRCRQCRAAISAQYPIVEIITALLFVLVVWLTPVGPLMVSRLTLVSILVALFGIDLEHQILPNVITLPGIAVGLLFSVIAPPGFTAALIGAALGAGVLYGVAAAYYLVRREEGLGMGDVKMLAMVGAFLGWKAVLVTLVLSSFSGALIGMALIALQKGSMKLALPFGTFLALGTLAAMLAGDPLITWYSGFF, from the coding sequence ATGGAGGCCACCACCCAGTTGCTGATCGTCGCCGGCCTCATCGGCCTGTGTATCGGCAGCTTCCTCAACGTCGTAATCTACCGGCTGCCGCTCGGGCAGTCGCTGGTCTCACCGGGGTCTCGCTGCACGAAATGCGGTTACGAGTTGCGGTGGTACGACAACGTCCCGGTGCTCAGTTGGGCGTCGCTCGGCGGCCGCTGCCGCCAATGCCGCGCCGCCATCTCGGCGCAATACCCGATTGTCGAAATCATCACGGCGCTGCTGTTCGTGCTGGTGGTGTGGCTGACACCGGTGGGGCCGCTGATGGTCAGCCGGCTGACCCTGGTCAGCATTCTCGTCGCGCTCTTCGGCATCGACCTCGAACACCAGATCCTGCCGAACGTGATCACGCTGCCGGGCATTGCCGTGGGCCTGCTGTTCAGTGTCATCGCGCCACCGGGCTTCACCGCCGCGCTGATTGGCGCGGCGCTCGGCGCCGGCGTGCTCTACGGCGTGGCCGCCGCCTACTACCTGGTGCGCCGTGAAGAAGGCCTCGGCATGGGCGACGTCAAGATGCTGGCGATGGTCGGCGCCTTTCTCGGGTGGAAGGCGGTGCTGGTCACGCTGGTGCTGTCGTCGTTCTCGGGCGCGCTGATCGGAATGGCGCTGATCGCGCTGCAGAAGGGCAGCATGAAGCTGGCGCTGCCGTTCGGCACCTTCCTGGCCCTGGGCACGCTGGCCGCGATGCTCGCCGGCGATCCACTCATCACCTGGTACTCGGGCTTCTTCTGA